A genomic region of Nakaseomyces glabratus chromosome C, complete sequence contains the following coding sequences:
- the PTC1 gene encoding type 2C protein phosphatase PTC1 (CAGL0C04499g~Ortholog(s) have MAP kinase serine/threonine phosphatase activity, magnesium-dependent protein serine/threonine phosphatase activity): MEEAAADAYKLSYKVGVAENKNAKFRRTMEDVHTYVKNFASRLDWGYFAIFDGHAGIQASKWCGSNLHTIIENKLMADETKDVRDVLNESFVMIDKQINKDLQGNSGCTAAVCVLRWELPDGCTEQEEMDLTKHKRKLYTANVGDSRIVLFRNGQSIRLTYDHKASDPLEMQRVEKAGGLIMKSRVNGMLAVTRSLGDKFFDSLVVGSPFTTSVEITPADQFLIIACDGLWDVIDDQEACEMIQDIEDPHEAARALVRNALERGTTDNVTVMVVTL; this comes from the coding sequence ATGGAGGAAGCAGCTGCGGATGCGTACAAGCTGAGTTACAAAGTTGGTGTTGCGGAGAATAAGAATGCCAAGTTCAGGCGGACCATGGAGGATGTGCACACGTATGTCAAGAACTTTGCGTCCCGGCTAGACTGGGGCTATTTCGCGATATTCGACGGGCATGCGGGGATCCAGGCGTCTAAGTGGTGCGGCTCCAACCTGCACACGATCATAGAGAACAAGCTGATGGCGGACGAGACCAAGGACGTCCGGGACGTGCTCAACGAGTCCTTTGTTATGATAGACAAGCAGATTAACAAGGACCTGCAAGGAAATAGTGGCTGTACAGCGGCAGTATGCGTGCTGCGCTGGGAACTCCCGGACGGCTGCACAGAGCAGGAGGAGATGGACCTCACGAAACACAAAAGGAAACTATACACAGCCAACGTGGGAGACTCGAGAATAGTGCTCTTCAGAAACGGACAGAGTATACGGCTGACCTACGACCACAAGGCCTCGGACCCCTTGGAAATGCAAAGAGTCGAGAAAGCAGGCGGGCTTATCATGAAGAGCAGAGTAAACGGCATGCTCGCGGTTACTAGATCGCTGGGAGATAAGTTTTTTGACAGCCTAGTAGTGGGGAGCCCTTTCACAACCAGTGTAGAGATTACACCAGCAGATCAATTTCTGATTATAGCATGTGATGGGTTATGGGATGTCATAGACGATCAAGAAGCATGTGAGATGATCCAAGATATAGAAGATCCACACGAAGCAGCCCGAGCTCTGGTAAGAAATGCTTTAGAAAGAGGGACGACTGATAATGTCACTGTGATGGTAGTTACATTATGA
- the JJJ3 gene encoding Jjj3p (CAGL0C04565g~Ortholog(s) have ferrous iron binding activity, role in peptidyl-diphthamide biosynthetic process from peptidyl-histidine and cytosol, nucleus localization) has product MTVKSKSRISHYEVLGVPVDASTDEIKLTYRKMLLTLHPDKSKTVPIDSTIKIRSGVSINQIQEAYRVLSNDQLRAAYNRALNDSNKLAGFNNFGDGLDEFNLDEFEFNEEKLEYVMTCPRCQSGGGFVLSEDMLEECIEDGLTESEEQGYQVLTQCTACSLWLKVNFFINDEEE; this is encoded by the coding sequence ATGACTGTGAAATCAAAATCCAGAATTTCGCATTACGAAGTGCTCGGCGTACCCGTAGATGCCTCGACCGATGAAATTAAGCTGACATACAGGAAAATGCTGTTAACTCTACATCCTGACAAGAGCAAGACAGTGCCTATAGACTCTACCATTAAGATACGAAGCGGAGTGTCAATCAACCAAATTCAGGAGGCGTACAGAGTTCTTTCAAATGATCAACTGAGAGCTGCATACAATAGAGCGTTAAATGATTCAAATAAATTGGCTGGTTTTAATAATTTCGGCGATGGGCTAGATGAATTCAATCTTGACGAGTTCGAATTTAATGAAGAGAAGCTGGAATACGTCATGACTTGCCCTCGTTGCCAGTCCGGTGGTGGTTTTGTTCTGTCAGAAGATATGCTTGAAGAATGCATCGAGGACGGTCTGACGGAATCAGAAGAGCAAGGTTACCAAGTTTTAACACAGTGTACAGCTTGTAGCCTTTGGTTAAAGGTCAACTTTTTCATAaacgatgaagaagaataa
- a CDS encoding aldo-keto reductase superfamily protein (CAGL0C04543g~Ortholog(s) have alditol:NADP+ 1-oxidoreductase activity, role in D-xylose catabolic process, arabinose catabolic process, cellular response to oxidative stress and cytosol, nucleus localization), translating into MSVTVDVPKYYELQDGRKIPSLALGTYDIPNSVTAKVVTEALKCGYRHFDTAVLYGNEREVGQGIVNWINEDKAHNKREDVFYTTKLWNSQNGYNEAKRAIKECMQKVSGLGYIDMLLIHSPLSGQRRRLETWKAMQEAVDEGIVKSIGVSNYGKHHIEELLGWDELKYKPVVNQIEISPWVMRQELADYCKSVNLVVEAYAPMAHGYKMNDPGLREISKETGMNPGQLLIRWSLQHGYLPLPKTKTVARLASNLDVYNHKLTLDQVKRMDHPEAYDPTDWECTDAP; encoded by the coding sequence ATGTCTGTAACTGTAGATGTGCCAAAATACTACGAGCTGCAAGACGGCCGCAAGATTCCCAGCTTGGCTCTGGGGACCTATGACATCCCCAACAGTGTCACTGCCAAAGTGGTCACCGAGGCATTGAAGTGTGGGTATAGGCACTTCGATACCGCGGTGCTGTACGGGAATGAGCGTGAAGTTGGCCAAGGTATTGTGAACTGGATCAACGAGGATAAGGCGCACAACAAGAGGGAGGATGTGTTCTACACTACCAAGTTGTGGAACTCCCAAAATGGGTACAACGAGGCCAAGAGGGCCATCAAGGAGTGCATGCAGAAGGTCTCGGGCCTCGGCTACATTGATATGCTGCTGATTCACTCGCCCCTCTCAGGCCAAAGACGCAGGCTGGAGACGTGGAAAGCAATGCAGGAGGCTGTCGACGAAGGCATTGTGAAGAGCATCGGTGTTTCCAACTATGGGAAGCACCACATCGAGGAATTGCTGGGTTGGGACGAGTTGAAATACAAGCCCGTCGTAAACCAAATTGAGATATCCCCCTGGGTCATGAGACAAGAGCTTGCTGATTATTGCAAATCTGTCAACCTTGTGGTCGAGGCGTATGCCCCAATGGCCCATGGGTATAAGATGAATGACCCCGGTTTAAGAGAGATTTCCAAGGAAACGGGGATGAACCCGGGCCAGTTGCTGATCAGGTGGTCTTTACAACATGGCTATTTGCCATTGCCTAAAACCAAGACAGTTGCAAGACTGGCCAGCAACCTCGATGTATACAACCACAAATTGACTTTGGATCAGGTCAAGAGAATGGACCATCCAGAAGCCTACGATCCTACCGACTGGGAATGCACTGATGCTCCATAG
- the YUH1 gene encoding ubiquitin-specific protease YUH1 (CAGL0C04609g~Ortholog(s) have NEDD8-specific protease activity, thiol-dependent ubiquitin-specific protease activity, role in protein deneddylation, protein deubiquitination and cytosol, nucleus localization), with the protein MAAVVPMESSPEVFNHVAHLLGLDNAHAFVDVYSLDDPDLLAMVPRPVSAIVLLFPLTEGLREPIASGDAGKGRDNGSDNGSEAGNGSGVSWFRQSIKNACGLYAVLHALSNNKEILEPTSVLGNFLESHSAMRFDDEQTNKFVLDAADKYRETFTMGSTSYPQDVDPSQIEVNLHFVTYVVQNGHVYELDGRRAGPLDLGTADDSASDILAQPLLKSRIQELMSAAQNSQDSLNFSILGLTEAWD; encoded by the coding sequence ATGGCTGCTGTAGTTCCAATGGAGTCGAGTCCCGAGGTGTTCAACCATGTGGCGCACCTGCTGGGGCTAGACAATGCGCATGCGTTTGTGGATGTGTACTCGCTGGACGACCCTGACCTGCTGGCTATGGTGCCTCGGCCCGTGAGTGCCATTGTTCTTCTGTTCCCATTGACTGAAGGACTTAGGGAGCCAATTGCGTCAGGGGACGCTGGCAAGGGCCGCGACAACGGTAGCGACAACGGTAGCGAGGCTGGCAATGGTTCGGGTGTCTCCTGGTTTAGACAATCGATCAAGAATGCCTGCGGGCTGTACGCCGTGCTGCACGCATTGAGCAACAACAAGGAAATACTAGAGCCCACTTCAGTGTTAGGTAACTTCCTCGAGTCTCACAGTGCGATGAGGTTTGATGACGAACAGACGAACAAGTTTGTTCTGGATGCCGCGGACAAATATCGTGAAACGTTCACCATGGGGTCCACCAGTTACCCACAAGATGTGGATCCATCACAGATCGAGGTCAATTTGCATTTTGTGACTTACGTAGTACAGAACGGGCACGTATACGAGCTGGATGGTCGCAGGGCTGGACCCTTGGACTTAGGGACAGCGGACGACAGCGCTTCAGATATACTTGCGCAACCACTCCTAAAATCTAGAATCCAGGAACTAATGAGCGCAGCACAGAACTCACAGGATAGCTTGAACTTTTCCATTCTGGGTTTAACGGAAGCCTGGGACTAG
- a CDS encoding uncharacterized protein (CAGL0C04587g~Ortholog(s) have mitochondrion localization) encodes MGIEDKISGFFKGKQDKKISPTSKTTTTKAQAQQEKKASQQYAPASTGLTSEAMEKANLEKQKRDQELAAQRAKYPAESLVRQDSNTSMPSLDSLDRDDSNYVYQGVETDWDFDIMEADALIGGNNIADTELSDQLSPEEKERVLESQKEYAAKRVISFDNDDEEIDKVKEYGQAHHYNSSQKVFAFSLPLGANTNAAPMTVVNSVSEERKNELREKLKRNESITSLEEYELYKDEKGMTNTRTEAVMKSFQVDGLKTSFAKMTMDGDKKTHDGYSYSRLLSIYDELEGDIVILGGYRGSNLRDAKTGKRVWVPLKAGLNMTKASLVIGPKDEDEIEAQKVLKPDGMLTHVGPVDISKKLIQKFAQNPKVRIRDFGYDWRLSHDITSEHLAKFLQKIYDRQKEKKGIYVIAHSMGGLVAHRVLQQHTHLIRGLVYVGSPSQCANILGPIRYGDELMWNKTLLSKEANFFMRSSMHFLPFDGRCFVDKNTLERYDLDFFDVNTWKEYGLSPLVNEKRRKLAEAVQKEKESSFTNNAVVGAVTGTVGGTAKFLVNTIPGVNTKKKVISERDEIPDEVFQTSYEDSLDYLERTLKRTKKNLESLEYIPGKEYPPLVIVYGNRVPTIRGAKVNGLQGIKDGEFGEFYYGPGDGVVHHKWLLPEKRGFPVVAKVATDCGHVALMTDFKAMAKAFVSLVDAEKERASAKGKTTA; translated from the coding sequence ATGGGTATCGAGGATAAGATTTCCGGATTCTTCAAGGGGAAACAAGACAAGAAGATTTCCCCAACTAGTAAGACTACCACCACTAAGGCTCAAGCTCagcaagagaagaaagcaTCCCAGCAATATGCTCCAGCTTCTACTGGTTTGACCAGTGAAGCTATGGAAAAGGCTAACTTGGAGAAGCAGAAAAGGGACCAGGAGCTAGCGGCACAAAGGGCCAAGTACCCTGCTGAGAGCTTAGTCAGACAGGACAGTAACACTTCCATGCCATCTCTAGACTCGCTTGACAGAGATGACAGCAACTATGTGTACCAAGGTGTCGAAACCGACTGGGATTTCGACATTATGGAAGCCGACGCGTTGATTGGTGGTAACAACATTGCTGACACTGAGCTTTCTGACCAATTGTCtccagaagaaaaagagagGGTCTTGGAATCTCAAAAAGAATACGCTGCCAAGCGTGTTATTTCCTTCGACAACGACGATGAGGAAATTGACAAAGTCAAGGAGTATGGTCAAGCTCACCATTACAACAGTTCACAGAAGGTTTTTGCTTTCTCTCTGCCATTAGGTGCCAACACTAACGCTGCCCCAATGACTGTGGTTAATTCAGTTAGTGAAGAGCGCAAGAATGAATTAAGAGAGAAGCTAAAGAGAAACGAATCTATTACCTCTTTGGAAGAGTATGAACTATACAAGGACGAAAAGGGTATGACCAACACAAGAACTGAAGCCGTCATGAAGTCATTCCAAGTTGATGGTTTGAAAACCTCTTTTGCCAAGATGACCATGGATGGAGACAAGAAGACACACGACGGTTACTCCTACTCTCGTCTTCTAAGTATCTATGACGAATTGGAGGGTGATATTGTTATTCTTGGTGGTTACCGTGGTAGTAACTTACGTGATGCCAAGACTGGTAAGCGTGTCTGGGTCCCATTGAAGGCAGGTCTAAATATGACCAAGGCAAGTCTTGTTATTGGACCaaaggatgaagatgaaattgaagctCAGAAGGTCCTAAAGCCTGATGGTATGTTGACCCATGTTGGTCCAGTTGATATTTCCAAGAAACTGATCCAGAAGTTTGCCCAAAATCCAAAGGTTAGAATCAGAGATTTTGGTTACGACTGGAGATTATCCCACGATATCACATCAGAGCATCTTGCTAAATTCCTACAAAAGATATATGACAgacaaaaggaaaagaaggGTATCTATGTTATTGCACACTCTATGGGTGGTCTTGTTGCCCATAGAGTCCTACAACAACACACTCATTTGATTAGAGGTCTTGTTTATGTGGGCTCGCCAAGTCAATGTGCTAACATTTTGGGTCCAATTCGTTACGGTGACGAGTTAATGTGGAATAAGACCTTATTAAGTAAGGAGGCTAACTTCTTTATGAGATCTTCTATGCATTTCTTGCCTTTTGACGGTAGATGTTTTGTTGACAAGAACACGTTGGAGAGATATGATTTGGATTTCTTCGATGTTAACACATGGAAGGAATACGGTTTGTCTCCGTTAGTTAACGAAAAGAGACGTAAGCTTGCAGAAGCTGtccaaaaagaaaaggaatcCTCCTTTACTAATAATGCAGTTGTTGGTGCAGTTACTGGAACTGTAGGAGGTACTGCTAAATTCTTGGTTAACACCATTCCAGGTGTCAAcacaaagaagaaggttATTTCAGAAAGAGATGAAATCCCAGATGAAGTTTTCCAAACTTCTTATGAAGATTCCTTGGATTACTTGGAGAGAACTTTGAAGAGAACCaagaagaacttggaaTCTCTTGAATACATTCCAGGCAAGGAATACCCACCATTAGTCATCGTTTATGGTAATAGAGTTCCAACTATTCGTGGTGCTAAGGTTAATGGTTTGCAAGGTATCAAGGATGGTGAATTTGGTGAATTCTACTATGGCCCAGGTGATGGTGTCGTTCATCATAAATGGCTGCTTCCAGAAAAGAGAGGTTTCCCAGTTGTAGCTAAGGTCGCTACCGATTGTGGTCATGTTGCGCTAATGACTGATTTCAAAGCTATGGCAAAGGCATTCGTCTCATTGGTTGACGCTGAGAAAGAGAGAGCTAGTGCAAAGGGTAAGACCACTGCGTAA